The genomic stretch TGTGAGGATGACATGTGCTGTCTGTGCAACAGAGAAACTGAAACAGCCGAGCAGCTATTCTTGGCCTGTGAGTACAGCTGCAGGGTCAGCAATGAAGTGGAGAGATGGATTGGCAAGGCCTTCCCTACTGTGAATGGCCTGATCAGTGGAAATAGGAAGCAAATGCAATGGAAAGTCCTAACTGCTATCCTAAATGCAGTTTACTATAATGTTTGGATGCAAAGAAACAATGCTCGTGTTAATGAAATGATCTTAAGGCCGGAGCTAGTTGCTAAGCAGACCAGGGATGCAGTCATGAAGAGAATTAAATCTAAGGCTGGTAGGATTAGTGATCAACATGTATTGCTTTGGATGAGAAACATAGGAGTGTAGTGCTTATTTCTATTTCTCCAACTGTAAAAGCCTTTTTCTGGCTTACCTCCTTTGTAATTATTttgattctttgatataataCTTACTCAcatttgaccaaaaaaaaaaaaaatgtgtacCTTCTATGGCAGTACTGTGATAGGTATGAAGATACTGTAGGATTTCCGCACCTGAAAGAATGGAAGAAGTTGTGATTATCATCTCTTCAAGTGTAGAGGCTACTTTGGAAACTTTCCGTGATGCATATAACTTTGAACTGCTACAAGTGGCTCATCAGAGTCCCCATTCAACTGATATAGAAAAAAAAGGTTTTATTAAATCAAAATTCTAGTAACCATACAAGGTACGGCATTAGTAAAGAATACCATAGACGATGTTTTTTTTATAGCGGAAAAAAGTTATATATTGCCCCTACATGAGGGAATTTGCAGTGATATTAGCCATGTCGTCCTAATCATGAATCCAAGAAAAAACACTTTTACAGATTTCAAATGTGCAGCGATTTCTATACCTACGTCTTGATAAAGAGATGAATACGCACCTATTCACTATTTGACTACATTTCTACCTTAATTGCGTGCTCGGTATAAATGTGAACCTTATTCTGAGAAAGAGAGTATATGCACACCTCTTGAAAGCTATACCCTTGTGCTCCACCAGGGAGTTTAGTTATGAACCTGCTTTGATAATAGAATATAGAACTCCTTAGGCCAACAGCGACACATTGTAAATTCATCTTGCTCAGCCAACTTTTTTGTGTTGCTTTTCATGAGAGCTTAAATGCTTTTATACTGTGATCTTATCAGACAGACACGTCGGGGTACTCTCACTAATTTCCACCACTCTCACATGTAATCTACCGTGATGAACTTTGGATAGGACACATTCCTGTACAtatagggtgtgtttggatagcaaaagtggagggaaggggaggggagggggaaggagggaacggaaagggagagaagggaaggggagggggaatggggtgtgggtgtttggatataATTTCcatccaaatcttgcctattgtggaaagattttgattaggcttggaggagggaaattggatccctccaaatctctccccttccatttcccttcacCCTCATTTCCTATTCAAACAAGtgattttaaatcccctattccccctccctttcttttccctccaaattattcaatccaaacacacccatAGAGTCAAATTTAGGGCAGCTGGGCAGCATATATAAAGATATTTGGAAAAATAAAACCTTGATCTAGGAGTTATGACACTTCTTTTAGCCGACTTCTGAGaagatacatttttttttaaattcataAAAGTATGTATTTGTATTCACAAAAAGGTAGTTGAATAACACTCTGAGTTCAAAATAGTTAAGATAAGGTGAAGAGAATAATAATTGTTGACAGGACAGttttttgttgttgtcgttgttgttgttgttgttgttgttgttgtaactgTCGAAAAGGATAGAGTATGCAATATACATACGTGAAGGCATATAGATGTACGAGCACCCTTTCTGGCTTTCTCAATAGCTTCCTTATCCATCTGCAACTCCAGAAAATAACTGATCATATTTGAACTAGCGGACAAGCTAAAGTCTCACAGACAATATTGGACAATTACAAAAGTCTTAGCAAGAGTTAGAAAGATGAGAGTCGTAAATAAGTCAGGCACGTAGCTAAACATGAGTTCCACAGGCTGCCC from Silene latifolia isolate original U9 population chromosome 2, ASM4854445v1, whole genome shotgun sequence encodes the following:
- the LOC141640958 gene encoding uncharacterized protein LOC141640958, whose protein sequence is MNGGLNVKEKLFSWGCCEDDMCCLCNRETETAEQLFLACEYSCRVSNEVERWIGKAFPTVNGLISGNRKQMQWKVLTAILNAVYYNVWMQRNNARVNEMILRPELVAKQTRDAVMKRIKSKAGRISDQHVLLWMRNIGV